The following proteins are encoded in a genomic region of Burkholderia cepacia:
- a CDS encoding copper chaperone PCu(A)C, with translation MKRSIPTALLFALLALQAPATFAAPAVQADACWIRAMPATVPSSGYFTLKNDGDAPATLTGIDSPAYGMAMVHETQTNGSTAKMVHVDSVVVPAHGSVTFKPKSYHVMLEEPRQAVAPGAKVPFRLHFADGSTVSVTCDAKPPTYAGQ, from the coding sequence ATGAAACGCTCGATTCCGACCGCCCTGCTGTTTGCACTGCTGGCGCTGCAAGCCCCTGCCACGTTCGCTGCGCCGGCCGTGCAGGCCGATGCGTGCTGGATCCGCGCGATGCCGGCGACGGTGCCGTCGTCCGGCTACTTCACGCTGAAGAACGACGGCGACGCACCCGCCACGCTGACGGGCATCGACAGCCCCGCGTACGGCATGGCGATGGTGCATGAAACGCAGACGAACGGCAGCACCGCGAAGATGGTTCATGTCGACTCGGTCGTCGTCCCCGCGCACGGCTCGGTGACGTTCAAGCCGAAGAGCTATCACGTGATGCTCGAGGAACCGCGCCAGGCCGTCGCACCCGGCGCGAAGGTGCCGTTCCGGCTGCATTTCGCGGACGGCTCGACGGTGTCGGTCACCTGCGACGCGAAGCCGCCGACCTACGCCGGCCAGTAA
- the flhC gene encoding flagellar transcriptional regulator FlhC, with amino-acid sequence MNGGAEHTHATSLADHARLVLDAVTLIRLGARPQMLEIELALPHERLVRLYREVRGVPPPKGLLPFSSDWYMTWMANIHASLFHNIYSFLRISARCSRLDALVKAYGLYAGRCSAAHCEPLLDLTRAWMLVRFVDGGVLSTARCVRCHAAFVIHRHDLRPNRVCVACRPPARAGKHTGRAKQAPSAAGASGANVRIVLDPAAVGEPARCG; translated from the coding sequence GTGAACGGCGGCGCCGAGCACACGCATGCGACGAGTCTCGCCGATCACGCACGGCTCGTCCTCGATGCCGTGACGCTGATCCGGCTCGGTGCGCGTCCGCAGATGCTCGAGATCGAACTGGCGCTGCCGCACGAGCGCCTGGTCCGACTGTATCGCGAGGTGCGTGGCGTGCCGCCGCCGAAGGGCCTGCTGCCGTTTTCCAGCGACTGGTACATGACGTGGATGGCCAACATCCACGCGTCGCTGTTCCACAACATCTACAGCTTCCTGCGGATCAGCGCGCGGTGTTCGCGGCTCGACGCGCTGGTGAAGGCTTACGGGTTGTATGCGGGGCGATGCAGTGCGGCGCACTGCGAACCGTTGCTCGACCTGACGCGCGCGTGGATGCTGGTGCGTTTCGTCGACGGCGGGGTGCTGTCGACGGCGCGCTGTGTCCGATGCCACGCTGCGTTCGTGATTCATCGTCACGACCTGCGGCCGAATCGCGTCTGCGTCGCCTGCCGGCCGCCCGCGCGGGCGGGCAAGCATACCGGCCGCGCAAAACAGGCGCCGTCTGCCGCAGGCGCATCCGGCGCGAACGTACGCATCGTGCTCGACCCGGCAGCGGTCGGCGAGCCCGCACGATGCGGCTAG
- a CDS encoding LysE family translocator: MSVQTWMLFAAAYLATTLSPGPNVLLVIRNTVRYGTHGTAATIAGNLVAQGVVVLLVALGVGAVLAAMPPLFVAMKVVGAAYLIVLGVRQLRGDRKAAASTGAAEIAVPDRRKLFREALFVSGSNPKTMIFLSAFMPQFIVHDRPLALQFVVMYATIACTVVVVHSAYSAGVRRFHRGFGMSRAVRALKRASGLLFVGLGIKLLTARQA, translated from the coding sequence ATGTCCGTTCAGACCTGGATGCTGTTTGCCGCAGCCTATCTCGCCACGACACTGTCGCCGGGGCCGAACGTCCTGCTCGTGATCCGCAACACGGTGCGCTACGGCACGCACGGCACCGCCGCGACGATCGCGGGCAACCTCGTCGCGCAGGGTGTGGTCGTGCTGCTCGTCGCGCTCGGCGTCGGCGCGGTGCTGGCCGCGATGCCGCCGCTGTTCGTCGCGATGAAGGTCGTGGGCGCCGCATACCTGATAGTGCTGGGCGTCCGGCAACTGCGCGGCGACCGCAAGGCCGCCGCGTCGACCGGTGCCGCGGAAATCGCCGTGCCCGACCGCAGGAAGCTGTTCCGCGAAGCGCTGTTCGTATCGGGCAGCAATCCGAAGACGATGATCTTCCTGTCGGCGTTCATGCCGCAGTTCATCGTGCACGACCGCCCGCTCGCACTGCAGTTCGTCGTGATGTACGCGACGATCGCCTGCACCGTCGTGGTCGTTCACAGCGCTTATTCGGCCGGCGTGCGCCGGTTCCATCGCGGTTTCGGCATGAGCCGCGCGGTGCGCGCGCTCAAGCGCGCCAGCGGGCTGCTGTTCGTCGGGCTCGGAATCAAGCTGCTGACCGCGCGGCAGGCGTAA
- a CDS encoding DUF2946 domain-containing protein, protein MLSRRLRKIGSLIGMLAILMTALAPTISQALTTQGRVDALLAGYCTAAPAAGDHSADASTKRLQAHLQACGYCSLLAHTPALPAPELTFAANVRVIQHRAATRFESLHRALPLTAAQPRAPPFAS, encoded by the coding sequence ATGCTGAGTCGTCGCCTCCGGAAGATCGGCAGTCTGATCGGGATGCTCGCCATCCTGATGACGGCGCTCGCGCCGACGATCTCGCAGGCGCTGACCACGCAAGGGCGTGTCGACGCGCTGCTGGCCGGCTACTGTACGGCCGCCCCGGCCGCCGGCGACCACTCTGCCGATGCATCGACGAAGCGCCTGCAAGCCCACCTCCAGGCATGCGGCTATTGCAGCCTGCTTGCCCACACGCCCGCCCTGCCCGCGCCCGAACTGACGTTCGCGGCCAACGTGCGCGTGATCCAGCACCGCGCGGCCACCCGCTTCGAAAGCCTGCACCGCGCGCTGCCGCTCACGGCCGCGCAGCCGCGCGCCCCACCGTTCGCGTCCTGA
- a CDS encoding NAD(P)H-dependent oxidoreductase — MKVLIVHAHPEPQSFCTALKTTAEDVLRADGHEVEVSDLYAMGFNPVASANDFGARANDDYCVYALEQRHGVANGTISADIRGELDKLMRCDLLVLNFPLFWFSTPAILKGWIDRVLVSGAVYGGMRFYDRGGLKGKRAIVSLTLGGQAHMFGNDGVHGSLQGMLRHLLQGTLAYTGLDVLEPFVAWHVPYVSNEVRGGYLDAWRNRLPALAAEQPLVFPSLDDFDAQLYPHKRGT; from the coding sequence ATGAAAGTCCTGATCGTTCACGCTCATCCCGAGCCTCAATCGTTCTGCACTGCTTTGAAAACCACGGCCGAGGACGTGTTGCGCGCGGACGGGCATGAAGTCGAGGTGTCGGATCTCTATGCGATGGGCTTTAACCCCGTCGCATCGGCGAACGATTTCGGCGCGCGTGCCAATGACGACTACTGCGTGTATGCGCTGGAGCAGCGTCATGGCGTCGCCAACGGCACCATCAGCGCGGATATCCGGGGAGAACTCGACAAGCTGATGCGATGCGACCTGCTCGTGCTGAATTTCCCGTTGTTCTGGTTCTCGACGCCCGCGATCCTGAAAGGGTGGATCGACCGCGTACTCGTGTCCGGCGCCGTCTACGGCGGCATGCGCTTCTACGATCGGGGCGGCCTTAAAGGCAAGCGTGCGATCGTGAGCCTGACGCTGGGCGGGCAGGCGCACATGTTCGGCAACGACGGCGTGCACGGTTCGCTGCAAGGCATGCTGCGGCACCTGTTGCAGGGGACGCTCGCGTACACGGGGCTCGACGTACTCGAACCGTTCGTCGCATGGCATGTGCCGTATGTGTCGAACGAAGTCCGGGGCGGCTATCTGGATGCGTGGCGAAACCGGTTGCCGGCGCTGGCGGCGGAGCAGCCGCTGGTGTTCCCGAGTCTCGACGACTTCGATGCGCAACTGTATCCGCACAAGCGCGGAACGTGA
- a CDS encoding sigma-54-dependent Fis family transcriptional regulator encodes MPQPFVLPVTAGRTDLLAQAHARSTAVGLRAHERPDFAPLSRIALRELLDTNHALFSHARPVMEDLHAQIADTQSLVLLTDADGVILHSIGDADFIEKANRVALCTGVSWAEGARGTNAIGTALASGQAVVVHGSEHFLRANHILTCSCAPIVDPFGRTLGTLDVSGDPRGSSPHTLALVRMSAQLIENHLFANQCGEALRLRFHAHEDCVDSLFAGLVAFGPDGGLIAANRSAQFQLGASFDALQHQASDALFGMRFGQLAQQAARAPGATFRLTLSTGVRVLARCEFPDAQKTTVAVTPAAPAVPAVRVRAPDPDTITFATLDTGDARMAAVLERVAKIRGRDLPLLILGQTGTGKEWLARALHQASPRADGPFVAVNCAALPDSLIEAELFGYEDGAFTGARKRGSPGKIAQADGGTLFLDEIGDMPLAQQVRLMRVLQERAVMPLGGARAVPVDVRVVCATHRDLRAMIADGTFREDLFYRINGLAVTLPALAARTDLPALVDRILARLARSEPMPRRIAADVLDAFTRHRWPGNLRQMTNVLRTAGMLAEDEAEIALAHLPDDFWLDCDDGPVATAATTPATSATSATAHEGTTLQSHQAAVIDAVLARHGGNVSAAARELGLARNTVYRYLRRH; translated from the coding sequence ATGCCGCAACCCTTCGTGCTGCCCGTCACCGCGGGTCGCACCGACCTGCTCGCGCAGGCGCATGCGCGTTCGACCGCGGTCGGCCTGCGCGCGCACGAACGCCCGGATTTTGCACCGCTGTCGCGCATCGCGCTGCGCGAACTGCTCGACACGAATCACGCGCTGTTCTCGCACGCGCGCCCGGTGATGGAAGACCTCCACGCGCAGATCGCCGATACGCAAAGCCTGGTGCTGCTGACCGACGCCGACGGCGTGATCCTGCACAGCATCGGCGATGCCGACTTCATCGAGAAAGCCAATCGCGTCGCGCTGTGCACCGGCGTGTCGTGGGCCGAAGGCGCGCGCGGCACCAACGCGATCGGCACCGCGCTCGCGTCGGGCCAGGCCGTCGTCGTGCACGGGTCCGAGCACTTCCTGCGCGCGAACCACATCCTCACCTGCTCGTGCGCACCGATCGTCGATCCGTTCGGGCGCACGCTCGGCACGCTCGACGTGAGCGGCGACCCGCGCGGCTCCAGCCCGCATACGCTCGCGCTCGTGCGGATGTCCGCGCAGCTGATCGAGAACCATCTGTTCGCGAACCAGTGCGGGGAAGCGCTGCGGCTGCGCTTTCACGCGCACGAGGATTGCGTCGACTCGCTATTCGCCGGGCTCGTCGCATTCGGCCCCGACGGCGGGCTGATCGCGGCGAACCGCAGCGCGCAATTCCAGCTCGGCGCGTCGTTCGACGCACTGCAGCATCAAGCCAGCGATGCGCTGTTCGGCATGCGTTTCGGCCAGCTCGCGCAGCAGGCCGCCCGTGCGCCGGGCGCCACGTTCCGCCTGACGCTGTCGACCGGCGTGCGCGTGCTCGCGCGCTGCGAATTCCCGGACGCGCAGAAAACGACCGTTGCCGTCACGCCGGCCGCGCCGGCCGTGCCGGCCGTGCGCGTACGTGCGCCTGACCCCGACACGATCACGTTCGCGACGCTCGACACCGGCGACGCGCGCATGGCCGCCGTGCTCGAGCGCGTCGCGAAGATCCGCGGGCGCGACCTGCCGTTGCTGATCCTCGGCCAGACCGGCACCGGCAAGGAATGGCTCGCCCGCGCGCTGCACCAGGCGTCTCCGCGCGCGGACGGCCCGTTCGTCGCGGTCAACTGCGCGGCGCTGCCGGATTCGCTGATCGAGGCCGAGCTGTTCGGCTATGAAGACGGCGCGTTCACGGGCGCGCGCAAGCGTGGCAGCCCCGGCAAGATCGCGCAGGCCGACGGCGGCACGCTGTTTCTCGACGAGATCGGCGACATGCCGCTCGCACAGCAGGTCCGGCTGATGCGCGTGCTGCAGGAGCGCGCGGTCATGCCGCTCGGCGGCGCACGCGCGGTGCCGGTCGACGTGCGTGTGGTCTGCGCGACCCATCGCGACCTGCGCGCGATGATCGCGGACGGGACGTTCCGTGAAGACCTGTTCTACCGGATCAACGGGCTTGCCGTCACGCTGCCGGCGCTCGCGGCGCGCACCGACCTGCCGGCACTCGTCGACCGGATTCTCGCGCGGCTTGCGCGCAGCGAACCGATGCCGCGCCGTATCGCGGCCGACGTGCTCGATGCATTCACGCGCCACCGCTGGCCCGGCAATCTGCGGCAGATGACCAACGTGCTGCGCACGGCCGGCATGCTCGCCGAAGACGAAGCCGAAATCGCGCTCGCGCATTTGCCCGACGATTTCTGGCTCGACTGCGACGATGGGCCGGTTGCAACGGCAGCAACCACACCGGCCACATCGGCCACATCGGCTACCGCGCACGAAGGCACGACGCTGCAAAGCCACCAGGCCGCGGTGATCGACGCCGTGCTCGCGCGGCACGGCGGCAACGTATCGGCGGCCGCGCGCGAGCTCGGCCTCGCGCGCAACACCGTGTACCGCTACCTGCGGCGGCATTGA
- a CDS encoding leucine-rich repeat-containing protein kinase family protein, whose translation MIHTLEQLQAGQLSGARQLKLACGLTEFPREIFDLADTLEVLDLTGNALSALPDDLPRLHRLRILFASGNRFTAFPDVLGACAQLDMIGFKANRIRTVPRGALPRALRWLILTDNAVDALPADIGDCSRLQKLMLAGNQLRALPAEMAACRALELVRLSANRLDALPDWLLRQPRLAWLAAAGNPFGAAPEAAASAGPDVVEIDWASLSCEQKLGEGASGVIYRAQWHTEGQPPRAVAVKLFKGAVTSDGLPDCEMAACLHAGRHPDLIPVIGKVRGHPDGTHGLVMELVDPALKNLAGPPSFVSCTRDVYAADARFAPAEAVRIAHGIASVAGHLHARGIMHGDLYAHNILHDGAGGALLGDFGAASLYDVNDRMQGGRFERLEVRAFGYLLGELLERCEPRTAALDALAAACLNEDVDARPSFDEITAALAAHMR comes from the coding sequence GTGATCCACACCCTCGAACAACTGCAGGCCGGACAACTGTCGGGCGCACGGCAACTCAAGCTCGCATGCGGGTTGACCGAATTTCCGCGCGAGATCTTCGATCTTGCCGACACGCTCGAAGTGCTCGACCTGACCGGCAATGCGCTGTCCGCGCTGCCGGACGACCTGCCGCGGCTGCATCGCCTGCGCATCCTGTTTGCGTCCGGCAATCGCTTCACCGCGTTCCCCGACGTGCTCGGCGCATGCGCGCAACTCGACATGATCGGCTTCAAGGCGAACCGGATTCGCACGGTGCCGCGCGGCGCGCTGCCGCGCGCGCTGCGCTGGCTGATCCTCACCGACAACGCAGTCGATGCGCTGCCTGCCGATATCGGCGACTGTTCACGGTTGCAGAAGCTCATGCTCGCGGGCAATCAGTTGCGCGCGCTGCCGGCCGAAATGGCCGCGTGCCGCGCGCTCGAACTGGTGCGCCTGTCGGCCAACCGGCTGGATGCGTTGCCCGACTGGCTGCTGCGTCAGCCGCGTCTTGCGTGGCTCGCCGCCGCCGGCAATCCGTTCGGCGCGGCGCCGGAGGCCGCAGCTTCCGCGGGGCCGGATGTTGTGGAGATCGACTGGGCGTCGCTTTCGTGTGAGCAGAAGCTGGGCGAGGGCGCATCGGGCGTCATCTACCGCGCGCAGTGGCACACGGAAGGGCAGCCGCCACGGGCGGTCGCCGTCAAGCTGTTCAAGGGTGCGGTGACGAGCGACGGCTTGCCCGATTGCGAAATGGCCGCGTGCCTGCACGCCGGCCGACATCCGGACCTGATCCCGGTGATCGGCAAGGTGCGCGGGCATCCGGATGGCACGCATGGCCTCGTGATGGAACTGGTCGATCCGGCGCTGAAGAATCTCGCCGGGCCGCCGAGTTTCGTGTCTTGCACGCGCGACGTGTATGCGGCCGACGCGCGATTCGCGCCGGCGGAAGCGGTGCGGATCGCGCACGGCATCGCGTCGGTCGCGGGCCATCTGCATGCGCGCGGCATCATGCATGGCGACCTGTATGCGCACAACATCCTGCACGATGGGGCAGGCGGTGCGTTGCTCGGGGATTTCGGTGCGGCGTCGCTCTACGACGTGAACGACCGCATGCAGGGCGGCAGGTTCGAGCGGCTCGAAGTGCGCGCGTTCGGCTATCTGCTCGGCGAACTGCTCGAGCGATGCGAGCCGCGCACGGCGGCCCTCGATGCGCTTGCGGCGGCGTGCCTGAACGAGGATGTCGACGCGCGTCCGTCGTTCGACGAGATCACGGCGGCGCTCGCCGCCCACATGCGCTGA
- the copC gene encoding copper homeostasis periplasmic binding protein CopC has product MNTATFLRGALAALGFIVIQAAHAHAIPKTQDPAADATLSAAPHAVTINFSEALEPAFSSIAVTDSHGQSVADGKSAVDARNRKRMHVALASLTAGTYTVAWVAVASDGHRTQGRYTFTLK; this is encoded by the coding sequence ATGAACACCGCCACTTTCTTGCGCGGCGCACTCGCCGCGCTCGGCTTCATCGTCATCCAGGCTGCCCATGCGCATGCCATTCCGAAGACGCAGGACCCGGCCGCCGACGCCACGCTGTCGGCCGCACCGCACGCAGTCACGATCAATTTCAGCGAAGCGCTCGAACCGGCCTTCAGCTCGATCGCCGTCACCGACAGCCACGGGCAATCCGTTGCCGACGGGAAGTCGGCCGTCGACGCCCGCAACCGGAAACGGATGCACGTCGCACTGGCCAGCCTGACGGCCGGCACGTACACGGTCGCGTGGGTCGCCGTTGCGAGCGACGGCCATCGCACGCAAGGCCGTTACACGTTCACGCTGAAGTAA
- a CDS encoding GlxA family transcriptional regulator, producing the protein MHRAAILAYDDCYAFSLGGFADILQVANSHLKKQHGETGTRYEWHFVSQSGGPIRTSNGLEVNTQPIRPRQRFDLVFIPSAHYAGHKAFDRLLASQSSACDWLITQWNAGACVAANCTGTFLLAQTGLLDGRAATTTWWLADQFRARFPRVNLQVEPVITEVDRLICAGASASYLLQTIHIVERLSGPTVASLCAKTMLIDVSQTRQTPYLPLLADKAHGDSLVHRAQHLLQKNMAKEVRMSALANELDVSERTLIRRFQAALDQTPLRYLQSLRIEAARGLFEAADLTIEEVAVKVGYSDVSSFCRLFKERVGLSPGAYRGRFRTS; encoded by the coding sequence ATGCACCGCGCCGCCATCCTTGCCTATGACGATTGCTACGCCTTCAGCCTGGGCGGGTTCGCCGACATCCTCCAGGTCGCGAATTCGCACCTGAAGAAGCAGCATGGAGAAACCGGCACGCGCTACGAGTGGCATTTCGTGTCGCAGTCGGGCGGCCCGATCCGCACCAGCAACGGTCTCGAGGTGAACACGCAACCGATCCGGCCGCGGCAACGCTTCGACCTGGTGTTCATCCCGAGTGCGCATTACGCGGGGCACAAGGCGTTCGACAGGTTGCTGGCGAGCCAGTCGAGCGCATGCGACTGGCTGATCACCCAATGGAATGCCGGCGCGTGCGTCGCGGCCAATTGCACGGGCACGTTTCTGCTCGCGCAAACCGGATTGCTGGACGGACGCGCGGCGACGACGACCTGGTGGCTCGCCGACCAGTTTCGCGCCCGGTTTCCGCGCGTGAACCTTCAGGTCGAACCTGTCATCACCGAAGTCGATCGCCTGATCTGCGCCGGTGCATCGGCGTCTTATCTCCTGCAGACGATTCACATCGTCGAGCGACTCTCCGGCCCGACGGTCGCGTCGCTTTGCGCGAAAACCATGCTCATCGACGTCAGCCAGACGCGCCAGACGCCCTACCTGCCGCTGCTCGCGGACAAGGCCCACGGCGATTCACTGGTTCATCGCGCGCAGCACCTGCTGCAGAAGAACATGGCGAAGGAGGTGCGGATGTCGGCGCTCGCGAACGAACTCGACGTCAGCGAGCGCACGCTGATTCGCCGCTTTCAGGCCGCACTGGACCAGACACCGCTGCGCTATTTGCAGAGCCTGCGGATCGAGGCGGCCCGCGGACTGTTCGAGGCCGCCGACCTCACGATCGAGGAAGTGGCCGTCAAGGTCGGCTATAGCGACGTGAGTTCGTTCTGCCGGTTGTTCAAGGAACGGGTAGGACTGAGTCCGGGCGCTTATCGGGGGCGCTTTCGCACGTCTTGA
- a CDS encoding SRPBCC family protein, which translates to MAQQTDRIEKHAQLAASPERVWEAVSNSGEFGQWFGVTFDGPFAAGQPLFGRITPTRVDDDVAKAQEPYAGTVFEIVVDRREPKQLFSFRWHPFAIDPNFDYTSEPMTLVTFTLAAQAGGTLLTVTETGFDQLIEARRAKAREMNDQGWAAQMTLITKYLAKHA; encoded by the coding sequence ATGGCCCAGCAAACCGATCGCATCGAGAAACACGCTCAGCTCGCGGCATCGCCCGAGCGCGTCTGGGAAGCCGTCAGCAATTCCGGCGAATTCGGCCAGTGGTTCGGCGTCACGTTCGACGGCCCGTTCGCGGCCGGCCAGCCGCTGTTCGGCCGCATCACGCCGACGCGCGTCGACGACGACGTCGCCAAGGCGCAGGAGCCCTATGCGGGCACTGTGTTCGAAATCGTCGTCGATCGCCGCGAACCGAAGCAACTGTTCTCGTTTCGCTGGCATCCGTTCGCGATCGATCCGAATTTCGATTACACGTCCGAGCCGATGACGCTCGTCACGTTCACGCTCGCCGCGCAGGCCGGCGGCACGCTGCTCACGGTCACCGAAACGGGTTTCGATCAGTTGATCGAAGCGCGCCGCGCGAAGGCGCGCGAGATGAACGACCAGGGCTGGGCCGCGCAGATGACGCTGATCACGAAATACCTGGCGAAGCACGCGTAG
- a CDS encoding flagellar transcriptional regulator FlhD, with protein MTLKQTIHAVKRDMFLRTDLTSVSISLIRYQSRCNMETINEEDLIRDLNMSYLWLAQRLLRTDRATGMFRLGTTPEMAGALESLSMRSMLNLASSGQLICVLRLSRCDTVEALARHGPPDEVAPLHVALALSSIGAFDQDTP; from the coding sequence TTGACGCTGAAGCAGACGATTCACGCCGTAAAACGAGACATGTTCCTTCGCACGGATTTGACGAGTGTCTCCATCAGCCTGATTCGATATCAATCAAGGTGCAACATGGAAACTATCAATGAAGAGGATTTAATTCGTGACCTGAACATGTCTTATCTGTGGCTGGCGCAGCGGTTGCTGCGGACGGATCGCGCGACCGGCATGTTTCGCCTCGGCACGACGCCGGAAATGGCGGGTGCACTGGAAAGCCTGTCGATGCGATCGATGCTGAACCTGGCCTCGTCGGGGCAATTGATCTGCGTGCTGCGACTGAGCCGCTGCGACACGGTCGAGGCGCTCGCGAGGCATGGGCCGCCGGACGAAGTCGCGCCGCTGCACGTCGCGCTGGCGCTCTCCAGTATCGGGGCCTTCGACCAGGACACGCCGTGA
- a CDS encoding ATP-binding response regulator, giving the protein MQSRDRIASEQVRIVYDAVMPYAVGSVLLAVLATLSIGWLGRPAPASGLAWPLYTAVCSVGQIALSRLYRRSPSSASHWRRWALWFSAFSTATGMGWGWASIHLATHADVEIASLVVVATTCVVAGAIPVLGTYFPAFIAFLLPATVPYIGTAILSTDAFQPATAPMMLLIACVVGYLGLRANRAATQNIRLRFKAEQYAVDLQTQNERIERLAVDLDCQRHIADQANLAKSQFLAAASHDLRQSAHALNLLIGALHGVPMPPDGRRLVERIERSSDALSRLFGALLDLSRLDAGSVDVQCRPFAIDTVLECVCNDCLLDAQARGVALSRVPCRAVVQSDPLLVERIVRNLVSNAVRYTERGKIVVGCRRRGTHLAIQVWDTGCGIPDHLQKLVFHEYYQVGNAERDHEKGFGLGLAIVRRLAGLLDGRLAVRSTPGRGSCFEVAIALAACMPDPLDMPIASHVDVPGSTGLVVVVDGNRTTRTGLSELLAAWGYETIAVRSGKEALDRLSAGERQPDLLICDYLPPRGENGIAVIERLRQDVDAALPALLISGDTTDEQLAAAHTRGLVLLHRPLPNGKLRAAVGHLVAAGARQRSMADADARGVAI; this is encoded by the coding sequence ATGCAGTCGCGAGACCGGATTGCCTCGGAGCAGGTCAGGATCGTCTACGACGCCGTGATGCCCTACGCCGTCGGCAGCGTGTTGCTTGCCGTTCTCGCGACCCTGTCTATCGGCTGGCTGGGCCGTCCGGCTCCCGCGTCGGGCCTTGCGTGGCCCCTCTATACCGCAGTGTGCTCGGTCGGCCAGATCGCGCTGTCGCGTCTGTATCGCCGGTCGCCGTCGTCCGCGAGCCACTGGCGGCGCTGGGCGCTGTGGTTCTCCGCCTTCAGCACGGCCACCGGCATGGGCTGGGGATGGGCCTCGATTCATCTCGCGACGCACGCGGATGTCGAAATCGCGAGCCTGGTGGTCGTCGCGACGACCTGCGTCGTTGCCGGCGCCATCCCGGTGCTCGGCACGTACTTTCCGGCATTCATCGCCTTCCTGTTGCCGGCCACCGTTCCGTATATCGGCACCGCGATCCTGTCGACGGATGCGTTCCAGCCGGCGACCGCGCCGATGATGCTGCTGATCGCCTGCGTGGTCGGTTATCTCGGGCTGCGGGCGAACCGCGCGGCCACGCAGAACATTCGCCTGCGCTTCAAGGCCGAACAGTACGCAGTCGATCTCCAGACGCAGAACGAACGGATCGAGCGGCTCGCCGTCGACCTCGACTGCCAGCGCCACATCGCCGACCAGGCCAATCTCGCCAAATCGCAATTCCTCGCGGCAGCCAGCCACGATCTGCGCCAGTCCGCGCATGCGTTGAATCTGCTGATCGGTGCGCTGCACGGCGTCCCGATGCCGCCGGACGGGCGGCGGCTCGTCGAGCGCATCGAGCGCTCGTCCGATGCGCTCAGCCGGCTCTTCGGCGCGCTGCTCGATCTTTCCCGGCTCGATGCCGGCAGCGTGGACGTACAGTGCCGGCCGTTTGCCATCGACACCGTGCTCGAGTGCGTCTGCAACGACTGCCTGCTCGATGCGCAAGCGAGAGGCGTCGCACTGTCGCGCGTTCCGTGCCGCGCGGTGGTTCAATCGGATCCGCTGCTGGTCGAACGCATCGTGCGCAACCTCGTATCCAACGCGGTGCGCTACACCGAGCGCGGAAAAATCGTCGTCGGCTGCCGGCGCCGCGGCACCCACCTCGCGATCCAGGTCTGGGATACGGGCTGCGGCATTCCCGATCACCTGCAGAAGCTCGTGTTCCACGAGTACTATCAGGTCGGCAACGCCGAACGCGATCACGAGAAAGGCTTCGGGCTCGGGCTCGCGATCGTGCGACGGCTCGCCGGCCTGCTCGACGGCCGACTGGCCGTGCGCTCGACGCCCGGCCGCGGCTCGTGCTTCGAAGTCGCGATCGCGCTTGCCGCATGCATGCCCGACCCGCTCGACATGCCGATCGCCAGTCACGTCGACGTGCCCGGCTCGACGGGGCTCGTGGTCGTGGTCGACGGCAATCGCACGACCCGCACCGGGCTGTCCGAGCTGCTGGCGGCGTGGGGTTACGAGACGATCGCGGTTCGCTCGGGCAAGGAGGCGCTGGACCGGCTGTCGGCCGGCGAGCGGCAGCCCGATCTGCTGATCTGCGACTACCTGCCGCCTCGCGGAGAAAACGGCATCGCGGTGATCGAGCGGCTGCGCCAGGACGTCGACGCCGCCCTGCCCGCCTTGCTGATCAGCGGCGATACAACCGACGAACAATTGGCCGCGGCGCACACACGCGGGCTGGTTCTGCTGCATCGGCCGTTGCCGAACGGCAAACTGCGCGCGGCGGTCGGTCATCTGGTCGCCGCCGGTGCGCGCCAGCGCTCGATGGCCGACGCGGACGCCCGCGGCGTCGCGATCTAG
- a CDS encoding 2Fe-2S iron-sulfur cluster-binding protein — MTDPDHPPLVRIEPLGTTFDAPDSLTLLEAAAFARVSLPRSCRNGTCRSCLCRIVSGSVRYTIEWPGLSREEKADGYTLPCVAVATSDLVLDVPDAVMLD, encoded by the coding sequence ATGACCGATCCCGACCACCCGCCCCTCGTGCGCATCGAGCCGCTCGGCACGACCTTCGACGCACCCGATTCACTGACACTGCTCGAAGCCGCCGCGTTCGCGCGCGTGTCGCTGCCGCGCTCGTGCCGCAACGGCACGTGCCGAAGCTGCCTTTGCCGGATCGTCAGCGGCAGCGTACGCTACACGATCGAATGGCCGGGCCTGAGCCGCGAGGAAAAGGCCGACGGCTATACGCTGCCGTGCGTGGCCGTCGCGACGTCGGACCTCGTGCTCGACGTGCCCGACGCGGTCATGCTCGACTAG